A part of Dasypus novemcinctus isolate mDasNov1 chromosome 5, mDasNov1.1.hap2, whole genome shotgun sequence genomic DNA contains:
- the MTERF1 gene encoding transcription termination factor 1, mitochondrial isoform X2, whose protein sequence is MAPRNLLYMRNNFLSGSRCWVTQFSAEILFKSVSFRFFSVKCDNADSEPLKNDELLNNLLIMGVDIDMAKKRQPGVFNRMVTNEQHLKTFLLSKGASKEVIASIISRYPRAITRTPESLSKRWDLWRNIVPSDLDIVHILERSPESFFRSSNNLNLENNIKFLYSVGLTHKCLCRLLTSAPRTFSNSLDLNKQMIELLQKVCLSLGHNDPADFVKKIIFKNPFILIQSTKRVKANIEFLQSTFNLNSEDLLALICGPGADILDLSNDYAKRNYINIKEKLLSLGSTEEEVQKFVLSYPDMLFLAGKKFNDKVDCLIEGKVHISQIIENPYVLDSSINTLKSRIKDLVDVGYNLSTSNITLLSWSKKRYAAKLRKLRG, encoded by the coding sequence ATGGCACCAAGAAACCTCTTATATATGAGAAATAACTTCCTCTCTGGTTCAAGATGTTGGGTGACCCAATTTTCAGCTGAAATACTCTTCAAAtcagtttcatttaggttttttaGTGTGAAGTGTGATAATGCAGACAGTGAGCCTTTAAAGAATGATGAGCTGCTGAACAACTTACTTATTATGGGAGTAGATATTGACATGGCGAAGAAACGACAGCCTGGAGTTTTTAATAGGATGGTTACTAATGAACAGCACCTGAAGACATTCCTTCTATCCAAAGGAGCTAGCAAGGAAGTGATTGCTAGCATCATATCAAGATATCCTCGAGCCATAACACGCACACCTGAAAGTCTTTCAAAACGATGGGATCTGTGGAGAAATATTGTACCATCAGACCTTGACATTGTACATATTTTGGAACGTTCTCCAGAATCCTTTTTTCGTTCCAGTAACAACCTAAACTTAGAGAATAATATAAAGTTCCTCTACTCAGTCGGATTGACCCATAAATGCCTTTGTCGATTGTTGACCAGTGCTCCACGTACCTTCTCCAATAGTCTTGATCTGAATAAACAGATGATTGAACTTTTGCAAAAAGTCTGTTTGTCCTTGGGTCATAATGATCCTGCAGATTTTGTcaagaagataatttttaaaaaccctttcaTCTTAATTCAGAGTACCAAACGGGTGAAAGCTAACATTGAGTTTTTACAGTCAACTTTCAACTTGAACAGTGAGGATCTGCTTGCTCTGATATGTGGTCCAGGAGCTGACATCCTCGATCTTTCCAATGACTATGCCAAAAGAAACTATATAAATATCAAAGAGAAGTTGCTGTCTCTTGGTAGTACTGAAGAAGAGGTACAGAAGTTCGTCTTAAGCTATCCAGATATGTTGTTCTTggcaggaaaaaaatttaatgataaaGTAGACTGCCTCATAGAAGGAAAAGTTCACATTTCACAAATAATTGAAAACCCATATGTTCTAGATTCAAgcataaatactttaaaaagtcgAATCAAAGACTTGGTAGATGTTGGCTATAACTTAAGTACATCCAACATCACACTTCTATCTTGGAGTAAAAAAAGATATGCCGCTAAATTGAGGAAGTTAAGAGGATAG
- the MTERF1 gene encoding transcription termination factor 1, mitochondrial isoform X1 has protein sequence MQSPIFLRQMSILKGLGYLTIMAPRNLLYMRNNFLSGSRCWVTQFSAEILFKSVSFRFFSVKCDNADSEPLKNDELLNNLLIMGVDIDMAKKRQPGVFNRMVTNEQHLKTFLLSKGASKEVIASIISRYPRAITRTPESLSKRWDLWRNIVPSDLDIVHILERSPESFFRSSNNLNLENNIKFLYSVGLTHKCLCRLLTSAPRTFSNSLDLNKQMIELLQKVCLSLGHNDPADFVKKIIFKNPFILIQSTKRVKANIEFLQSTFNLNSEDLLALICGPGADILDLSNDYAKRNYINIKEKLLSLGSTEEEVQKFVLSYPDMLFLAGKKFNDKVDCLIEGKVHISQIIENPYVLDSSINTLKSRIKDLVDVGYNLSTSNITLLSWSKKRYAAKLRKLRG, from the exons ATGCAAAGTCCCATTTTCTTGAGACAAATGAG CATTCTAAAAGGATTGGGCTACCTGACCATTATGGCACCAAGAAACCTCTTATATATGAGAAATAACTTCCTCTCTGGTTCAAGATGTTGGGTGACCCAATTTTCAGCTGAAATACTCTTCAAAtcagtttcatttaggttttttaGTGTGAAGTGTGATAATGCAGACAGTGAGCCTTTAAAGAATGATGAGCTGCTGAACAACTTACTTATTATGGGAGTAGATATTGACATGGCGAAGAAACGACAGCCTGGAGTTTTTAATAGGATGGTTACTAATGAACAGCACCTGAAGACATTCCTTCTATCCAAAGGAGCTAGCAAGGAAGTGATTGCTAGCATCATATCAAGATATCCTCGAGCCATAACACGCACACCTGAAAGTCTTTCAAAACGATGGGATCTGTGGAGAAATATTGTACCATCAGACCTTGACATTGTACATATTTTGGAACGTTCTCCAGAATCCTTTTTTCGTTCCAGTAACAACCTAAACTTAGAGAATAATATAAAGTTCCTCTACTCAGTCGGATTGACCCATAAATGCCTTTGTCGATTGTTGACCAGTGCTCCACGTACCTTCTCCAATAGTCTTGATCTGAATAAACAGATGATTGAACTTTTGCAAAAAGTCTGTTTGTCCTTGGGTCATAATGATCCTGCAGATTTTGTcaagaagataatttttaaaaaccctttcaTCTTAATTCAGAGTACCAAACGGGTGAAAGCTAACATTGAGTTTTTACAGTCAACTTTCAACTTGAACAGTGAGGATCTGCTTGCTCTGATATGTGGTCCAGGAGCTGACATCCTCGATCTTTCCAATGACTATGCCAAAAGAAACTATATAAATATCAAAGAGAAGTTGCTGTCTCTTGGTAGTACTGAAGAAGAGGTACAGAAGTTCGTCTTAAGCTATCCAGATATGTTGTTCTTggcaggaaaaaaatttaatgataaaGTAGACTGCCTCATAGAAGGAAAAGTTCACATTTCACAAATAATTGAAAACCCATATGTTCTAGATTCAAgcataaatactttaaaaagtcgAATCAAAGACTTGGTAGATGTTGGCTATAACTTAAGTACATCCAACATCACACTTCTATCTTGGAGTAAAAAAAGATATGCCGCTAAATTGAGGAAGTTAAGAGGATAG
- the MTERF1 gene encoding transcription termination factor 1, mitochondrial isoform X3, producing the protein MQSPIFLRQMSILKGLGYLTIMAPRNLLYMRNNFLSGSRCWVTQFSAEILFKSVSFRFFSVKCDNADSEPLKNDELLNNLLIMGVDIDMAKKRQPGVFNRMVTNEQHLKTFLLSKGASKEVIASIISRYPRAITRTPESLSKRWDLWRNIVPSDLDIVHILERSPESFFRSSNNLNLENNIKFLYSVGLTHKCLCRLLTSAPRTFSNSLDLNKQMIELLQKVCLSLGHNDPADFVKKIIFKNPFILIQSTKRVKANIEFLQSTFNLNSEDLLALICGPGADILDLSNDYAKRNYINIKEKLLSLGSTEEEVHRRRRILPQNGSYLESHIKLMEIKI; encoded by the exons ATGCAAAGTCCCATTTTCTTGAGACAAATGAG CATTCTAAAAGGATTGGGCTACCTGACCATTATGGCACCAAGAAACCTCTTATATATGAGAAATAACTTCCTCTCTGGTTCAAGATGTTGGGTGACCCAATTTTCAGCTGAAATACTCTTCAAAtcagtttcatttaggttttttaGTGTGAAGTGTGATAATGCAGACAGTGAGCCTTTAAAGAATGATGAGCTGCTGAACAACTTACTTATTATGGGAGTAGATATTGACATGGCGAAGAAACGACAGCCTGGAGTTTTTAATAGGATGGTTACTAATGAACAGCACCTGAAGACATTCCTTCTATCCAAAGGAGCTAGCAAGGAAGTGATTGCTAGCATCATATCAAGATATCCTCGAGCCATAACACGCACACCTGAAAGTCTTTCAAAACGATGGGATCTGTGGAGAAATATTGTACCATCAGACCTTGACATTGTACATATTTTGGAACGTTCTCCAGAATCCTTTTTTCGTTCCAGTAACAACCTAAACTTAGAGAATAATATAAAGTTCCTCTACTCAGTCGGATTGACCCATAAATGCCTTTGTCGATTGTTGACCAGTGCTCCACGTACCTTCTCCAATAGTCTTGATCTGAATAAACAGATGATTGAACTTTTGCAAAAAGTCTGTTTGTCCTTGGGTCATAATGATCCTGCAGATTTTGTcaagaagataatttttaaaaaccctttcaTCTTAATTCAGAGTACCAAACGGGTGAAAGCTAACATTGAGTTTTTACAGTCAACTTTCAACTTGAACAGTGAGGATCTGCTTGCTCTGATATGTGGTCCAGGAGCTGACATCCTCGATCTTTCCAATGACTATGCCAAAAGAAACTATATAAATATCAAAGAGAAGTTGCTGTCTCTTGGTAGTACTGAAGAAGAG gtccacagacgaAGAAGAATTTTGCCCCAGAATGGATCATACCTAGAGTCTCACATAAAGCTGATGGAGATTAAGATTTAG